TCTATAATCTTGACTGAGCCTTATCTGGTTTTTAGGGCTTTTAATCAAGTCATTTGGTCAACACTACACATTTATATTGCACTCTACGTTATATTTTGAGCTTGCTAGTGATGTTTCAAAGTGGCTAAACCCACAATAAATAACTTCCTTAATATCTACACGATAACAACTCCTTTTCTTCTCCCACTCTTGCTGTCTGAGATTTGgattgtatgttattttgtgGTGTGGAGTGTGCATGGGATGGGTTGTTATTGCAAGTTTCATAAGGGATTTTTGTACaatgtgtattttactgttaatttgaagaaaaaaggCAAACATTTTAAGACTCGTGTAAACTCTTGTGATAAACATGACATTCTCTCTGACACCAACCTCAGGCCAAACTTTACATTTTTGCCCAGCAAGTGGTGAGTcttaaaatgtctcatttagtTGTCTGGTGTGGAACGCACATCTCATGGAGCTGCTAGAGTGGATGTAGACTTTTAGTTTTGTGACAGGTGAACATCAAATGAATACCTGCTTTTACTAATATATCAGTTACAGAGATAATTAGGAGAATCATAAACTGTTCAATATGAATCGTGAAAACATGAGTAAGAGTGAGTGAGGGGCTGTTGCATGCTGATGGAGTTTCCTCTGCAGTCACACAGTTGGGAGGAAGTGATAAGCAGGGTGGGGAAATGGTTCTGTGTAATAAGGGCAGATTAACAGGGACACAGCAAAAATACCACATCCTGACAATGGTGGGTGCAAACATAGCACAAAATCCTTCCTGTGTCTCAGACAAAACACGAAACCAACATCGCAAATACAACAACTTGAAATATTTCTGCCTAAAATTAACTAATTACAACATCCAGTGTTTgtgctagcttagcttagcacgaACACTGGAAGCAGTGGAAAATGATAGCCTGGTGCTTACAAAAACTAAACACCCTCCAACAACTGCCAAAATGTGTGGTTTACACTGAACATTACATTTGTAATGTGATAAGGAGTTAAATGATACTGTcaacttaataaaataataaagtgaacTGATTAATTGAGGGGACACACCTTTGTTGCTATGGTTTCcaaaatcacacacacctgagacactATGTATCTCTCAGTAATAtagtttttgtgaatgaaaagaCTCCTGATGtatcatatacagtacaagcattaaaaacatgtttagcCAGGATAGGGGGCTGGGACTGGGACTTAATGATGCTGTCATGGTGGAGCTGATGCACACTATTGTTTATACTGTCTGTTGGTTAGTTGAATCTATAGCAGTGCAACATGTGCTATAAGATGACTGGATGTTGTGTAAAATTTCAACATAAAGGGAGTAGTTGTAGTTAATGATTGTAATAATGTTAATGTGAACTTTGGAagcttttttaattaaagggtCACGCTACCAATTTTACATACTCTAATCAATTTCCAAGTCTTGACGAGAGGAGTACACAGTCTTCTGTGCTTCTGGAGGAAATATGTCAAATCTGAGAgaataaccctgatgatgtcacatgatgttATCAGAGTTATTGCTGCTTGGCGTGTGAGCATGGACTTTTGGGATTTAGAAAGAAATGGACTGCACAAGATACAaatgagttgcattatgggaaatgtaggatccagtgtttaAGGAGCTGGACTAAATAATGAAATCTCAGCCTCTGCAGTCTTTTTTGAAAATCTTCAAGTATATTGAAGTGTAACATTATATCTGTGGAGTAGCCCTTTAAAGACAGTTGATTACTGCAGTCTATTCACTATATGACCATTTGACAGCTCTTTATTCAAAGAACTGTCATGTTGGTCACACCCGGAGGAGAGACTATAAACAAACATGAAGATGATGTGAAATTGGAATCCTCTTGCTTTCTAAAGGCTGCTGTTTGGCTCTGGTGTCAGGTCTGAAATGTCACAGCTTCCCATTAGCAAGATAATATGACACTGGCAGATATAAAGAATCATAATACACCTCTGATCTACATATTGAACCAATTTTTAATAGAAAACAGTTGGTAAAAACATGTAATGTGATAGATACATGTCTATACATGAATGCTGGTGAATGAATGAGGGTGGAGCATTAGGTGGAGTGTGCTGAGGATAGATTCAGTCACATACATACTGTGAACATCATTCTTTATGTTAAAGGCATGCGATACATGAACCATTATGTGTCAATGCATTTAACCatatccaaaaagaaaaagacaaagaagttGTGCTGCTTTTCCATCCTACATACATTCTGGATTCAGTGCATGCTACACTGCTCATAGTTTTCACAGTGCTTTGTAATGCTACTGTCAGCTAACAGCCACACAGAGAAAACCCAATGTATTTTCAAAGGTGTAATAGTTACTCTTTTAGTTTATATACTAAGTGTAGCTTTAAGTAAACCTTATTGTATCGCCATGACAGACTCAAAGTTTAGAATAAGTTGGCAGGAACtagaaaattatatatatatataaaaaagagaaCAGTTTAGTAGATAAATTAATTGATCAAATGCAGGCCATTCAGGAGTATCAATATCAACCACACTGAGCTTTGCTTACTGGTAATCTATGTAACCCTATCTGTCTGGctgattttattatttgctACATGAGTGTCCCCAGGAATGATGAGGCATTTAAGTGTTCATTTAAGTGTTCAGTGATAACCGTAAACTCTCGGACAGAAGCCATGAAACCCAAGAAGGATATTCCATAACATCCATTAATACTACCTCTACATTGATAACACTCGGCTAAATTGGATTGAGACAAAAAAATTGAGTCACTTTCATCAGAGCCAAATGAGGACACAAGGAGAGAGTCATTATATTTCTAAGCATTAAACACAGTGTGTTGTGAATACAAAGAAGGGACAGTCCTGAATACTACCTAGCTAGATAGAATGACTGAATACACTTTGGAAGCCTTCAGTTACATATTGAAAACTTTTGTTGAAATCACACACAGTGATATCGTCttacttcatttatttaacaaacataTCATATCCCATTGttgaaatattacaatattacagTAGATGAGAGATTAGATGATGACTGTATCTGACTGGTAAAGAGATGATTTTTCTTAAAGCAGACCACTCTGGACAATGTCTTCACATCATGAAACCCAGTTGTTTTTAACGGCAACATAAAGTCCATAAAATATACGCATTCACAAATCTTTCTAGATCTCAGAGCGCAGGTTGGGATATCTCTTCAGCAgtgttgtggctttttttggGTGCAGAAATCCTCCCTGCATTCTGGTCTGTTCTGACTTATTCTTCATAGCAGCCTGCGAAGGAGGAAGATGATTTGTTACCAGTGCTTTTTAATGAGAatgtgtttaataaagtagCATATCAGCAGTTGTAACTGGTAGTGTACAGACACTGCGTGACTTAATGTCAGAGTGACTGATGTAAGTGATTAAAGGAGAGATAGACATTATTCTGTGCTGGAAACACCTTCCAAGATCAGCTCATGGCAACATTGAGACCAGAGCTCGTACCTGAAGGAATCATGCTGAGGACTCATTTGGGACTAAAATGACTCCTACCTCAGAAGGACCTGAGACTCACTTGTGAAGTTACTGTTttacatcactgtcactgttcTATGAAATATTACAGTGTGGTAAAATTCAAAGAGCACCATTTATTCAGTGCAGGTTTTATTTggataggttaaaaaaaaaaactaacttgTAAGTATGTCAAAATTAGATCATAAAATGATTTTTACAAATACAGCATTTAGCCTAAAGACTGTAAACACTAAAGAAAGCTAAAGAAAATGGATATtgtttgaattaaaataaaagataatgacTCAGCTGTGTGAAATCAGCCTCATCTCTCCACATCTTTTTATACTTCCCATAATACTGTATAACCTGTGTGAGCTAGCATCAACATTCTGTGGCTCCACATTCATCTAtctcacctccacctcctcttatCTGATGTTCTCTGCATGTGAGGAAACATATTACTTTGCAGCGTGAAATTGACTGCATGAACATTTTCTAAACATTAGTGTTggaaggtaaggtaaggtaaactTTACTGATACCCCCTCaggggaaattcaaaattgacagtCGCCTTGTAAAGGTGAAGtgatagaaaaaataaaatactatatacaataaacaatctatGAAATAATCAGTAAttatataaatctacaatatacataGAATCCTTGTTCTATATACAAATGTACAAAGTGGAGGAGTGTGTAATGTTGCTGGGATTAAACAGTAAGGAGCTGTGCTGTTCTACAGTCTGATGGTATGAAAGATACCTGACATGTATCTATTCAGCCAGGAGaacatcatcatgtttacatAAGTTTAAGTCTTCAATATATTTATtggtttccatttttttccactTGAATACAACACATAAAAAGTCATTCTAAACAGAAATGATTAAGACACTGTTCATAGTATAAAACAAtctatgaatttaaaaaaaaaaaaatcattttaatggcATTATTTGCAGAGGTTTTGACAAAATTGAAGTGAAGACACAAACAGGGGAGCCCCCCCCCATCCCCGTAATGCACTCTGTTACCATGATGTGAACTGCTGAGGGGTCGAGCTGTCTTCTGACTGTGCTGCATTCTGATTGATGCACATTTCCTGCTTCCCAGAACAGCTGTAGGCTAAACTGTTGTCCTAATTCACTTCAGAAACATCTTCCTGACATAGATGTATTGCTTGATGCCAAGAATGAAAAAGTAGTGGAGGGAAGATTCTGCAGCAAACAGCATTCAGTACTTGTGggtgggagaggaagagaggaaacagagtgCTGTGTGTGAGCTACTGTCTGCTGCAGCCAGATGAAGTGGAAACGAGCATTATGCTGTTCCACGGTGATTACAGTGATGGTGTCTGTTGTGTTGTCTGTACGTTAACATGTGAACATACCTGAGCTTTCTCAACACAGCTGTAGAAGGAGTTGATCTCATTGGAGCACAGAGCGTCCACAAAGTTCTTCTGTTTCCAGCAGGCCATCATGACTGACATCTCTGTGATACAGGTGGCCTCTGTGGACAGAAAAGTATCTCTATTTAGTATAACAATGTGATATTGTCCATTGTTGAGTCATACATATTTAAAGAAATCCTCCCACTCTCAACTCCTTAGAAGGAGCAAGacagaacaaacaaataaataaatgtaatcagaCAAGCCTTCAGCCCAGACTCAACTCATGTCAGCTAGCAGCTCTACACTCACAGCTCCACTATATATTTACTTTTGTGATAAACACAGCTCTAGTCAGAGGAAATGACCTCAGCATGTTGTAAACTCATACAAGCTCTCTATAGACTGTCTACATAAATCCCAATTAGTGCAGTCCTTGTTCTAAATGCCAGACAAACATTATAAGCAGTTAATGTTTCCTTTAgctagatgatgatgatgaagcacATTCAGGGAGCTGTGTTCAGAGTTCCTGCCAATGTATTACAGCCTGGCAACGCACCAGGCCTTCCTACCccccttcaaaaaaaaaaaaaaaaaaaagtatttcacaatttttcaaaactaaaatgtgtctctgctcctgctgctctgaacacctgattctaataatgaactcaGGCCCATGACAAGCTGTTGCTGCCTGATAAAGAGTTAATAATTacaatcaggtgtgttagagtggtgAGATACCTAAAAACACGCAGGGTAGTAGCTCTACAGGAGCACCACTGATCTACGTCATGAAATCTATATACATGGTAGAATGATAAAGACCACCTCCCCCAACCTTgggtgtgacagtgtgtgaaaCCACTGTGCTAATGGAAACAGTTTTATCTTCAGGAGCTAACAGCagcatgtctctctgtctgaagAGCTGCTggcagacacaaaaacaacacaattccTCCTTGGATCTCTCCAGGGGTCCGTTCCATAAAGCCTGCTTATCacacctgacttgaatgagCCTAACGAATGAGATGAGGCTAAAGCGGTTCCATAAAGGCCGATCCACGTTCAGGCCATCAGACTGATTCAAGACAGGCTCAAGTATTCAGTATTCATTCATAAGCAGCCCATGATCACAGAACACAGATCAAACAGATTCATCACAAATGAGAcatatgaagaatttaaacataGTTAATGATTAAATGGGTGTGATGTGTCTCTGAAGGTGTGCTCTTGTTGCAGTGCTCTGTGTACTATGACAGCTCCTTCATGTACAAGCTCCTCAATGAAAGGACACCCCATGACTAACAGAGAAACTATACTTTAGACATTATCTTAAATGTACTAATCAGTAAccaatactttttaaaacagtGCTTCCTACCAGGAAAACAGCAGATAAAGACATATGGATGAAATATTACATCAAGTCCAAATATTTTTGCAATTGTTCAATATTTAAGAGGCTATTATTCTGTCAGGGTAATCTAGATTTACTAAGCATATGTCTCAATGTAAGATATCATGAAGACATATGTGGGTTAtgcatgtatgtacatatatatgtagacacatatatgtaaatatatcaaatataaatatttgattattattaagtCGACTTTATGGGTCATATAATACAGCACATCATTGCTTTCTTTCAGGTCAGTGTCATGGCTAAGCAGCAACTCAGACTAAGCCTTACAATTAACCAGGTTAGTTTGCTGGCATAAGTTGCCGTGGTAACTGAGCTTGAACTATGctgagcttgctttatggaacTGGATCTGCTGGAAAATGTGCCAGACTAATGAAATAAGCCTGGCTTATTTGGTAATCCTGCTTTATGGAACAGGACCCAGTTGTCAGTTCCTGCACTCACcagttttaaaatattacattgtgGTGCAGCCAGAGTTCTGCCAAAACTGAGCATGTCCTCTGTGGAGCAGCAACAGTCAGAGAGTTAAAGA
This portion of the Scomber japonicus isolate fScoJap1 chromosome 14, fScoJap1.pri, whole genome shotgun sequence genome encodes:
- the chchd1 gene encoding coiled-coil-helix-coiled-coil-helix domain-containing protein 1, whose product is MAAQGGVVFQEKVSRLLNRYDKKPVIKPNKSLSLRDAVANRKPKKGEATCITEMSVMMACWKQKNFVDALCSNEINSFYSCVEKAQAAMKNKSEQTRMQGGFLHPKKATTLLKRYPNLRSEI